From a region of the Paracoccus sp. TOH genome:
- a CDS encoding DUF1036 domain-containing protein, with translation MKWLVAGLSGLAWTGPARAELRLCNQSFDVLNVALAEPSGQDFATRGWWRVAPNQCATLQREPLQSRYYYVFATDVFGNEVLVGSIPMCVAPRRFQIEGQQDCLLRGYLDARFAEVDTQDRPDWTVFVTPRPN, from the coding sequence TTGAAATGGCTGGTTGCCGGGCTGTCGGGCCTGGCCTGGACAGGGCCGGCGCGGGCCGAGCTGCGGCTGTGCAACCAGTCCTTCGACGTGCTGAACGTGGCGCTGGCCGAGCCTTCGGGTCAGGATTTCGCCACCCGCGGCTGGTGGCGGGTGGCGCCGAACCAATGCGCGACCCTGCAGCGCGAGCCGCTGCAGTCACGCTATTATTATGTCTTTGCGACCGATGTTTTCGGTAATGAGGTTCTGGTAGGGTCGATCCCGATGTGCGTGGCGCCGCGGCGCTTCCAGATCGAGGGCCAGCAGGATTGCCTGTTGCGCGGCTACCTGGACGCGCGTTTCGCCGAGGTGGACACGCAGGACCGGCCCGACTGGACCGTCTTCGTGACGCCAAGGCCGAATTGA